The Desulfomicrobium macestii genome window below encodes:
- a CDS encoding methyl-accepting chemotaxis protein, producing the protein MNGEQVNAAGRADTETASGQRLVAHTSQSITALEGEIRQAAQVIHELEGQSNEISKVLDVIRGIAEQTNLLALNAAIEAARAGEQG; encoded by the coding sequence ATCAACGGGGAGCAGGTCAATGCGGCCGGAAGAGCAGACACTGAGACGGCATCTGGCCAGCGTCTGGTAGCCCACACAAGCCAGTCAATCACTGCCCTTGAAGGTGAAATTAGGCAAGCCGCTCAGGTTATTCATGAGCTTGAAGGTCAAAGTAACGAGATATCAAAAGTTCTTGACGTTATACGAGGGATCGCCGAGCAAACGAATTTGTTGGCACTAAACGCAGCAATTGAGGCCGCGCGTGCTGGTGAGCAGGGG
- a CDS encoding IS3 family transposase (programmed frameshift), with protein sequence MKKRFSDEQIISILREAEAGVSARELCRKHAISDATFYTWRKKYGGMEVPEVKRLKSLEEENARLKKLLAEAMLDKEALQVALGRKLLTTDQKREVVVLMCDATGLSQRRACRLTGLSLSTCRYDAQRPAADAHLSGRITELALERRRFGYRRIWQLLRREGLLVNHKRVYRLYHLKGLGVKRRRRRKGLATERLPLLRPAAPNMTWSMDFVMDALATGRRIKCLTCVDDFTKECLTVTVAFGISGVQVTRILDSIALFRGYPATIRTDQGPEFTCRALDQWAFEHGVKLRLIQPGKPTQNGFIESFNGRFRDECLNEHWFSDVSHARKTISEWRQDYNECRPHSTLNYQTPSEFAASWRKGNSESEGSDITN encoded by the exons ATGAAGAAGCGTTTTTCCGATGAACAGATCATCAGTATTCTCCGCGAGGCTGAAGCCGGAGTTTCTGCCCGAGAGCTCTGCCGCAAGCACGCCATTTCCGACGCCACGTTTTATACCTGGCGTAAGAAGTATGGCGGCATGGAGGTGCCTGAGGTTAAGCGCCTGAAGTCGCTTGAGGAAGAGAACGCCAGACTCAAGAAGCTGCTCGCCGAGGCCATGCTGGATAAGGAGGCGCTTCAGGTGGCTCTTGGGCGAAAGT TACTGACGACAGACCAGAAGCGCGAAGTCGTGGTGTTGATGTGTGATGCGACCGGTCTGTCGCAACGTCGTGCCTGCAGACTCACAGGTTTGTCCCTGTCGACCTGCCGCTATGACGCTCAGCGTCCGGCGGCTGATGCCCATTTATCAGGGCGCATTACTGAACTGGCACTGGAGCGCAGGCGTTTTGGCTACCGCCGCATATGGCAGTTACTGCGGCGTGAAGGGCTTCTGGTTAATCACAAGCGCGTGTACCGCCTTTATCATCTGAAAGGGCTGGGCGTTAAACGCAGACGTCGTCGTAAAGGGCTTGCAACAGAACGTCTGCCGCTGCTCCGCCCGGCGGCGCCCAACATGACCTGGTCGATGGATTTCGTCATGGATGCGCTGGCTACTGGTCGCAGGATCAAGTGCCTTACCTGCGTCGATGACTTCACAAAGGAATGCCTGACGGTCACTGTTGCCTTCGGGATTTCAGGCGTGCAGGTCACGCGTATTCTGGACAGCATTGCGCTGTTTCGCGGCTATCCGGCTACGATAAGAACCGATCAGGGCCCGGAGTTTACCTGCCGCGCGCTCGATCAGTGGGCTTTTGAGCATGGAGTGAAGCTGCGACTTATCCAGCCCGGCAAGCCGACACAGAACGGATTTATTGAGAGTTTTAACGGACGCTTTCGCGATGAATGCCTGAATGAACACTGGTTCAGCGACGTCAGTCATGCCAGGAAAACCATCAGCGAATGGCGTCAGGATTATAACGAATGTCGCCCGCACTCCACGCTGAATTATCAGACGCCGTCTGAATTTGCAGCGAGCTGGAGAAAGGGTAATTCTGAGAGTGAAGGATCCGACATTACTAACTGA